One Campylobacter lari DNA segment encodes these proteins:
- a CDS encoding thermonuclease family protein, whose translation MKISKKQIKLLITLLKEPKKILIVLFLFAFAYILNYDSGSYINAKVNRVVDGDTIEAKFENEKLKIRLFGIDAPESDQAYGKMATQFLKAIVLNKEVVLNVKDEDKYGRILAIVYLNDKDINQVMVKNGFAWAYEYYSDLYVNEQNYAKENKKGLWVDENPIEPYKWRKQIRLK comes from the coding sequence ATGAAAATTTCTAAAAAGCAAATTAAATTATTAATAACCTTATTAAAAGAGCCAAAGAAAATTTTAATTGTACTTTTTTTATTTGCTTTTGCTTATATTTTAAATTATGATAGTGGTTCATATATTAATGCTAAGGTAAATCGTGTGGTAGATGGAGATACTATTGAGGCTAAATTTGAAAATGAAAAACTTAAAATCAGACTTTTTGGTATCGATGCGCCTGAGAGTGATCAAGCCTATGGAAAAATGGCTACGCAATTTTTAAAAGCTATTGTATTAAATAAAGAAGTTGTTTTAAATGTAAAAGATGAGGATAAATATGGTAGAATTTTGGCCATTGTGTACCTAAATGATAAAGATATCAATCAAGTTATGGTTAAAAATGGTTTTGCTTGGGCTTATGAATATTATAGTGATTTATATGTAAATGAGCAAAACTATGCTAAAGAAAATAAAAAAGGTTTATGGGTAGATGAAAATCCTATAGAGCCTTATAAATGGCGTAAACAAATAAGATTAAAATAG
- the cmoB gene encoding tRNA 5-methoxyuridine(34)/uridine 5-oxyacetic acid(34) synthase CmoB codes for MQDNALLKQVLKHPLYEKIQKLSIKIQKSSYLINDSFDIFYDKSLDDEINSIALELKPWRKGPFKINDLFIDTEWQSFIKFNILKPYMQEIKGKIVADIGCNNGYYMFKMLEFNPSKLIGFDPSIKYYLQFLLLNSIAKTPIQYELLGVADVPNYGIKFDVIFCLGVIYHRSDPIAMLKQLKQSLNKDGIVFLDTMYIEDEREIALIPQKTYSKIPNIFFIPSILGLRNWCYRAGFSEFEVIATKQTDFEEQRKTQWIDSFSLDQFLDENDSNLTCEGYEAPKRVYVKLKV; via the coding sequence ATGCAAGATAATGCTTTGTTAAAGCAAGTTTTAAAACATCCTTTATATGAAAAAATCCAAAAACTTAGTATCAAAATTCAAAAATCAAGTTATCTTATAAATGATAGCTTTGATATTTTTTATGATAAAAGCTTAGATGATGAAATTAATAGTATTGCCTTAGAATTAAAACCTTGGCGCAAAGGACCTTTTAAAATCAATGATTTATTCATAGACACAGAATGGCAAAGTTTTATAAAATTTAATATATTAAAGCCATATATGCAAGAGATCAAAGGCAAAATAGTTGCAGATATTGGCTGCAATAATGGTTATTATATGTTTAAAATGCTTGAATTTAATCCTTCAAAACTCATAGGTTTTGATCCTTCTATTAAGTATTATTTACAATTTTTACTTTTAAACTCTATTGCAAAAACTCCTATACAATATGAGCTTTTAGGTGTGGCTGATGTACCAAATTATGGCATAAAATTTGATGTGATTTTTTGTCTTGGCGTAATTTATCATCGTAGCGATCCTATAGCCATGCTAAAACAACTCAAGCAATCTTTAAATAAAGATGGTATAGTCTTTTTAGATACTATGTATATAGAAGATGAAAGAGAAATTGCACTCATTCCTCAAAAAACTTATTCAAAAATACCAAATATTTTTTTCATTCCGTCGATATTGGGTTTAAGAAATTGGTGTTATAGAGCTGGATTTAGTGAATTTGAAGTTATAGCAACTAAACAAACTGATTTTGAAGAACAAAGAAAAACACAATGGATTGATTCTTTTTCTTTAGATCAATTTTTAGATGAAAATGACTCAAATTTAACTTGCGAAGGTTATGAAGCACCAAAAAGAGTTTATGTTAAATTAAAGGTGTAA
- a CDS encoding flagellin — MKIGDIGTTQQNHYLNQAQKSQEKALENIATMRAIDGSDGANLAIADSLRSQYSTIDQGILNAYDSVGVLQIADSALNNISATADRLNELSVRSNSAALNDRQKSMLNAEANKLISSINDAFSNATFNGKNVFQSMDFVVGAGVESINLNQPSTANLSLENQDGIRDFQDQVGSLRADIGAGINAIHSNINSSLQTSINTKEAESKLQNNDLAQNINDFNANYLKENAFLFANAHSNVMLQTKLASLLQ, encoded by the coding sequence ATGAAAATAGGCGATATAGGAACAACTCAACAAAACCATTACTTAAATCAAGCTCAAAAAAGCCAAGAAAAAGCTTTAGAAAATATAGCCACAATGCGTGCTATAGATGGAAGCGATGGGGCAAATTTAGCCATAGCTGATTCTTTAAGAAGTCAGTATAGCACTATAGATCAAGGCATTTTAAATGCTTATGATTCAGTAGGTGTTTTACAAATTGCAGACTCAGCACTAAACAATATCTCAGCCACTGCAGATAGACTTAATGAACTTTCTGTACGCTCAAATAGTGCCGCATTAAATGATAGACAAAAAAGTATGCTAAATGCCGAAGCAAATAAACTTATAAGTTCAATCAATGATGCATTTTCAAATGCAACTTTTAATGGAAAAAATGTCTTCCAAAGTATGGATTTTGTTGTTGGAGCTGGGGTTGAAAGTATTAATTTAAATCAACCAAGCACAGCAAACTTAAGCCTTGAAAACCAAGATGGAATTCGCGATTTTCAAGATCAAGTAGGTTCTTTACGCGCAGATATTGGTGCTGGGATTAATGCTATCCATTCTAACATCAACTCATCTTTGCAAACTAGCATTAATACTAAAGAAGCTGAAAGCAAATTGCAAAATAATGACTTAGCACAAAATATCAATGATTTTAATGCAAACTACTTAAAAGAAAATGCATTTTTATTTGCAAATGCTCACTCAAATGTAATGTTGCAAACTAAACTAGCAAGTTTGCTTCAATAA
- a CDS encoding DUF4149 domain-containing protein has product MKSIYLFLLASLIGIEISIGVFLAPTIFYPAKFIGEGVLTHFQSGLLMTHIFVQFGYVLLGVSVLSILMEIFSFKDKNLTFKINFSKFMLSLIILALSLLFVFYFTAYVLEAQSLGEEATKTQEFIKIHGASEVVMKIIMLSQVILFFLNFKTKK; this is encoded by the coding sequence ATGAAATCAATATATTTATTTTTGCTAGCAAGTTTAATTGGGATTGAAATTAGCATAGGTGTGTTTTTAGCTCCGACTATATTTTATCCTGCTAAATTCATAGGCGAAGGGGTTTTAACTCATTTTCAAAGTGGGCTTTTAATGACACACATTTTTGTGCAATTTGGTTATGTTTTGCTAGGTGTAAGTGTTTTATCTATTTTAATGGAAATTTTCTCATTTAAGGATAAAAATTTAACTTTTAAAATAAATTTTTCAAAATTTATGCTTTCTTTAATCATTTTGGCACTAAGTTTGCTTTTTGTATTTTACTTCACTGCTTATGTTTTAGAAGCACAAAGCTTAGGAGAAGAAGCAACTAAGACTCAAGAATTTATAAAAATTCATGGTGCAAGTGAAGTTGTGATGAAAATTATCATGTTATCACAAGTAATTTTGTTTTTTTTAAATTTTAAGACAAAAAAGTGA
- a CDS encoding HemK/PrmC family methyltransferase: protein MSIKQALKQAYAKDPTHKEYILFILCELLQKDKAWIFLNPEFQIDEKVFLEYVDRFLNGEPFEYLFQKTQFYGLDFFIEKGVLIPRFDSEILLERCLEILDHNSFENILEIGFGSGILSISLAKLKQIFIQACDINPKALDLAKKNADFHNVSNLIDFQLCDFKTTQGSFDFIFSNPPYIKNNYPLDKWVQNEPHNALFGGDKGWEILHEIILFAKNHNTKVLACEFGYDQKAILNKILEENGFKATFYQDYNGFDRTFVAWNLKN from the coding sequence ATTTCAATCAAACAGGCCTTAAAGCAAGCTTACGCAAAAGATCCTACTCACAAAGAATATATACTTTTTATTCTTTGTGAGCTTTTACAAAAAGATAAGGCTTGGATTTTTTTAAATCCTGAATTTCAAATCGATGAAAAAGTTTTTTTAGAATATGTAGATAGGTTTTTAAATGGCGAGCCTTTTGAATATTTATTTCAAAAAACGCAATTTTATGGTTTAGATTTTTTTATTGAAAAAGGGGTTTTAATACCGCGTTTTGATAGTGAAATATTACTTGAAAGATGCTTAGAAATTTTAGATCATAACTCTTTTGAAAATATACTTGAAATTGGCTTTGGGAGTGGAATTTTAAGTATCTCTCTAGCAAAGTTAAAGCAAATTTTCATACAAGCTTGTGATATTAATCCAAAGGCACTAGATCTTGCTAAAAAAAATGCAGATTTTCATAATGTTTCAAATTTGATTGATTTTCAACTTTGTGATTTTAAAACTACGCAAGGAAGTTTTGACTTTATTTTTTCTAATCCTCCTTATATAAAAAATAATTATCCTTTGGATAAATGGGTGCAAAATGAACCGCATAATGCTTTATTTGGCGGGGATAAAGGTTGGGAAATTTTACATGAAATTATCCTTTTTGCCAAAAATCATAACACAAAAGTCTTAGCGTGTGAGTTTGGTTATGATCAAAAAGCAATTTTAAATAAAATTTTAGAGGAAAATGGCTTCAAGGCTACTTTTTATCAAGATTATAATGGATTTGATAGAACCTTTGTTGCGTGGAATTTAAAAAATTAG
- a CDS encoding M48 family metallopeptidase: MTLITILCIYTTFLVFISYMQISFLKKEREKQAIILNEHDYKNAANIAIENEKYKIFSNLYNLMINISWIGFGFLYLKEIFIKENSTLENTLFLLTFLFIISILNLPLSYYESFVKDKKHGFSNMTLVLFIKDSIKSLALMLIFGFLIIYALVFCFEFFNTYWWIVAFALSFIIILIINLIYPTLIAPMFNKMKKLEDENLLEKITNLMQKCGFSANGVYVIDASKRDKRLNAYFGGLFKSKRVVLFDTLLNALKEKELIAVLGHELGHFVHKDLLKMLFSSALMLFALFFIFAHLPSFFYIESHLDGVNAGVFALLLIFGNIFTFIISPLLNKMSQKNEFNADLHGAKLSSKEDMKNALIALAKENKAFVKTSKIYTFFHLSHPCIYDRIKALQ, from the coding sequence ATGACTTTAATAACTATTTTATGTATTTACACGACCTTTTTGGTTTTTATATCTTATATGCAAATTTCTTTTTTAAAAAAAGAAAGAGAAAAACAAGCAATTATTTTAAATGAGCATGATTATAAAAATGCTGCAAATATCGCTATAGAAAATGAAAAATACAAAATCTTTTCTAATCTTTATAATCTGATGATTAATATTTCTTGGATTGGCTTTGGCTTTTTATATTTAAAAGAAATTTTTATAAAAGAAAATTCTACTTTAGAAAATACTTTATTTTTACTTACATTTTTATTTATTATTAGTATTTTAAATTTACCACTTAGTTATTATGAAAGCTTTGTAAAAGACAAAAAACACGGATTTTCAAATATGACTTTAGTACTTTTTATTAAAGATAGTATCAAATCTTTAGCCCTAATGCTTATTTTTGGCTTTTTAATTATCTATGCTTTAGTATTTTGCTTTGAATTTTTTAACACATACTGGTGGATCGTTGCTTTTGCTTTAAGCTTTATAATCATACTTATTATAAATCTCATCTACCCTACACTTATTGCACCTATGTTTAATAAAATGAAAAAACTCGAAGATGAAAATTTATTAGAAAAAATCACCAATTTAATGCAAAAATGTGGCTTTAGTGCAAATGGTGTTTATGTTATTGATGCAAGTAAAAGGGATAAAAGATTAAATGCTTATTTTGGCGGTTTATTTAAAAGCAAAAGAGTGGTGCTTTTTGATACACTTTTAAATGCTTTAAAAGAAAAAGAACTCATTGCTGTTTTAGGTCATGAGCTAGGACATTTTGTGCATAAAGATTTACTAAAAATGTTATTTTCTAGTGCTTTGATGCTTTTTGCTTTATTTTTTATCTTTGCACATTTACCAAGCTTTTTTTATATTGAAAGTCATTTGGATGGAGTAAATGCTGGAGTTTTTGCGCTTTTATTGATTTTTGGAAATATTTTTACTTTTATTATCTCCCCGCTACTTAATAAAATGAGTCAAAAAAATGAATTTAATGCTGACTTACATGGAGCAAAACTAAGTTCTAAAGAAGATATGAAAAATGCCCTCATAGCCTTAGCAAAAGAAAATAAAGCCTTTGTTAAAACAAGTAAAATTTATACCTTCTTTCATCTAAGCCATCCTTGCATTTATGATAGAATCAAAGCTTTGCAATGA
- a CDS encoding ABC-F family ATP-binding cassette domain-containing protein has product MALIDLIDANKKFNTKIVLENANFSANLGEKIAIIGKNGEGKSSFLKALMGTLKLDSGRVIKQNNTSIGMLSQQVSFESTLSVSEAIKKELEEIYKALKEFENYNEKLALDPENKEYLKKVDELSLFIDSKDAWNLDQKIQRILEEFKLLEYKDRALCSLSGGEIRRVGLCTLLLKNPDILLLDEPTNHLDVYMSSFLEERLKASKMCVIFISHDRYFIDAIAQKCVEIEAGKLSIFEGGYTQYLEKKAAILASLAKSHETLLKQLKSEEEWLRRGVKARLKRNEGRKERIFKMREEAKKNPGAIKRLQLEIKRASKNFNQIQSQNRKKMLFELKNISKSIAGKTLFKDFNARILQGERIAIVGKNGCGKSTFLKILLDQIPLDSGEIKRGEVKIGYFDQSRSLLNTDKKLLEIFCPNGGDHIQVRGKNMHVYGYLKQFLFPKEFLEQSVSVLSGGEKNRVALALLFTKEYDVLVLDEPTNDLDIATINILEEYLLSFEGAILLVSHDRYFVDKIATKLYAFEDNANINIEVLSYSEYLENEKEYKDFEEFSKSLETNTTTSVKTKEKSNKKLSYKENEILNSYPDKIHKLEEEIKEIKNALSNPAIYQELGINTLYEKLNSLENELSILEEAYFEVLEKSESTD; this is encoded by the coding sequence TTGGCTTTAATAGATTTAATCGATGCAAATAAGAAATTTAATACAAAAATAGTTTTAGAAAATGCAAATTTTAGTGCAAATTTAGGAGAAAAAATCGCCATTATAGGTAAAAATGGCGAAGGAAAATCAAGCTTTTTAAAAGCCCTTATGGGAACTTTAAAACTAGATAGCGGTAGAGTGATTAAACAAAATAACACTAGCATAGGTATGCTAAGCCAACAAGTAAGCTTTGAAAGCACCTTAAGCGTGAGCGAGGCTATCAAAAAAGAACTTGAAGAAATTTACAAGGCCTTAAAAGAATTTGAAAACTATAACGAAAAATTAGCTCTTGATCCTGAAAATAAAGAATATTTAAAAAAAGTAGATGAATTAAGTTTATTTATAGATTCAAAAGATGCATGGAATTTAGACCAAAAAATACAAAGAATACTAGAAGAGTTTAAACTATTAGAGTATAAAGACAGAGCACTTTGCTCTTTAAGCGGGGGTGAAATAAGACGTGTAGGACTTTGCACGCTTTTGCTGAAAAATCCTGATATTTTATTGCTTGATGAGCCAACCAACCACCTAGATGTATATATGAGTAGCTTTTTAGAAGAAAGATTGAAAGCTTCTAAAATGTGTGTTATTTTCATCTCTCACGATAGATATTTTATCGATGCGATAGCGCAAAAATGCGTAGAAATAGAAGCAGGAAAATTAAGCATTTTTGAGGGTGGATATACGCAATATCTAGAAAAAAAAGCAGCTATTTTAGCTTCCTTAGCTAAAAGCCATGAAACCTTACTTAAACAATTAAAAAGCGAAGAAGAATGGCTAAGAAGAGGAGTTAAAGCTAGACTTAAGCGCAACGAAGGGCGTAAAGAACGCATTTTTAAAATGCGCGAAGAAGCCAAGAAAAACCCAGGAGCTATCAAACGCTTACAACTTGAGATTAAAAGAGCAAGTAAAAATTTCAATCAAATCCAAAGTCAAAACCGCAAAAAAATGCTTTTTGAACTTAAAAATATCTCAAAATCCATAGCAGGCAAGACACTTTTTAAAGACTTTAATGCACGAATTTTACAAGGTGAACGCATAGCTATAGTAGGTAAAAACGGCTGTGGCAAATCTACTTTTTTAAAAATTTTACTTGATCAAATTCCACTTGATAGCGGGGAGATTAAAAGAGGTGAAGTTAAAATAGGCTATTTTGATCAAAGCAGAAGCTTACTCAATACCGATAAAAAACTTTTAGAAATTTTTTGCCCAAATGGCGGTGATCACATTCAAGTGCGTGGTAAAAATATGCATGTTTATGGGTATTTAAAACAATTTTTATTTCCAAAAGAATTTTTAGAACAAAGCGTAAGTGTTTTAAGCGGAGGAGAGAAAAACAGAGTTGCTCTAGCCTTGCTTTTTACTAAAGAATATGATGTGTTAGTTTTAGATGAGCCAACAAATGATTTAGACATAGCTACAATTAATATCTTAGAAGAATATTTACTTTCTTTTGAAGGTGCGATTTTGCTTGTATCACACGATAGATATTTTGTTGATAAAATAGCAACTAAACTTTATGCTTTTGAAGATAATGCAAATATTAACATAGAAGTTCTTTCTTACAGCGAATATTTAGAAAACGAAAAAGAATACAAAGACTTTGAAGAATTTTCTAAAAGTTTAGAAACAAACACCACAACAAGTGTAAAAACAAAAGAAAAATCAAATAAAAAACTAAGCTATAAAGAAAATGAAATTTTAAACTCATATCCTGATAAAATTCATAAATTAGAAGAAGAAATCAAAGAAATCAAAAATGCTCTAAGCAATCCTGCAATCTATCAAGAGCTAGGTATAAATACCCTTTATGAAAAACTAAATTCCTTAGAAAATGAACTTAGTATTTTAGAAGAAGCTTATTTTGAGGTTTTGGAAAAAAGTGAAAGCACTGATTAA
- a CDS encoding metallophosphoesterase produces the protein MRVFVFFTLLVLFFALANWYIYKRFLSKVDFLKPYKKFVLAFVLMVFACELIFFVNMRGDFLHEKLYYILAIFPTITCFFLLFGVVFEIASWIFFNENKKEQIFSLQRRKFLKLIFDSWLIILSVSMVFKGFVNAISTPKVNEVDIKIKNLKEDLNIALLSDIHLGKNLGEDFLKTLIDEVNALNADIVIIAGDLIDADIASMSYINLLENFKSKYGTYFVYGNHEYYNDINAISKKLKTLKNFKVLEDESIDFGNFTLSGTLDLSAKRLGFKESNIEKIKTQINQEKVNILITHQPKYVKTYDVSGFDLILSGHTHAGQIFPFSLLVYLEQGFVYGLYKLSKDSLLYVSSGAGFWGPAVRFLAPSEIALIRLKGE, from the coding sequence ATGAGAGTGTTTGTTTTTTTTACTTTATTAGTTTTATTTTTTGCTTTGGCAAATTGGTATATTTATAAAAGATTTTTAAGTAAGGTTGATTTTTTAAAACCTTATAAGAAGTTTGTATTAGCTTTTGTTTTAATGGTTTTTGCATGTGAATTAATCTTTTTTGTAAATATGCGCGGGGATTTTTTGCACGAAAAGCTTTATTATATTTTAGCGATTTTTCCTACTATTACCTGCTTTTTTTTACTTTTTGGAGTGGTTTTTGAAATTGCTTCTTGGATTTTTTTTAATGAAAATAAAAAAGAGCAAATTTTTAGCCTTCAAAGAAGAAAGTTTTTGAAATTAATTTTTGATTCTTGGCTTATTATACTTAGTGTTAGTATGGTGTTTAAAGGCTTTGTAAATGCTATCAGCACGCCTAAGGTTAATGAAGTAGATATTAAAATTAAAAATTTAAAAGAAGATTTAAACATAGCTTTACTTTCTGATATACATTTGGGAAAAAATTTAGGTGAAGATTTTTTAAAAACCTTGATTGATGAGGTTAATGCTTTAAATGCTGATATAGTCATTATAGCTGGGGATTTAATCGATGCAGATATAGCTAGTATGTCTTATATTAATTTATTAGAAAATTTTAAATCAAAATATGGTACTTATTTTGTTTATGGAAATCATGAGTATTACAATGATATAAATGCAATAAGCAAAAAGCTTAAAACGCTTAAAAATTTCAAAGTTTTAGAAGATGAAAGTATTGATTTTGGGAATTTTACTTTAAGTGGGACTTTGGATTTAAGTGCTAAGCGTTTGGGTTTTAAAGAAAGTAATATAGAAAAAATCAAAACTCAAATCAATCAAGAAAAAGTTAATATTTTAATCACGCATCAACCAAAATATGTAAAAACTTATGATGTAAGTGGGTTTGATTTGATTTTATCAGGACATACACACGCAGGACAAATTTTCCCTTTTTCTTTGCTAGTATATCTAGAACAAGGCTTTGTGTATGGGCTTTATAAATTAAGCAAAGATAGCTTGCTTTATGTAAGCAGTGGAGCTGGTTTTTGGGGACCTGCTGTGAGATTTTTAGCTCCTAGTGAGATAGCTTTGATTAGATTAAAAGGAGAATGA
- a CDS encoding phosphatidylserine decarboxylase, translating to MGFSNSASKMFGIIAKYKFPKIIQKNINKAYVNAFNINMSEFKPLEEYESLNALFTRTLLNERELEDGFVSPSDGKILELGSSFQNDLKENLAFSIKGSSYSIEELLKNSASKEELENGIDYANIYLSPKDYHHYHAPCNMQILSATYMSGALFSVSEVKLAKIINLYTKNERVVLKCLVEGKFILWMVFVGALNVGKMHFSFDTSIQTNAANFDFTHTYEDLFVKKGQRLGNFELGSTIVLIAQKGFLKFSKNAYEQVEFSKKIADFA from the coding sequence GTGGGATTTAGTAATAGTGCTTCAAAAATGTTTGGAATCATAGCAAAATATAAATTTCCAAAAATCATACAAAAAAACATTAATAAAGCTTATGTAAATGCTTTTAATATCAATATGAGCGAATTTAAACCCTTAGAAGAATACGAGAGTTTAAATGCTTTATTTACAAGAACTTTATTAAATGAGCGAGAATTGGAAGATGGCTTTGTAAGTCCAAGTGATGGTAAAATTTTAGAACTTGGAAGTAGTTTTCAAAATGATTTAAAAGAAAATTTAGCCTTTAGCATTAAAGGTTCAAGTTATAGTATAGAAGAGCTTTTAAAAAACTCAGCTAGCAAAGAAGAATTAGAAAATGGCATAGATTATGCAAATATTTATCTATCTCCAAAAGATTATCATCATTATCATGCACCTTGTAATATGCAAATTTTAAGTGCTACTTATATGAGTGGAGCTTTATTTAGTGTGAGTGAGGTAAAGTTAGCTAAGATTATAAACCTTTATACTAAAAATGAAAGAGTAGTTTTAAAGTGCTTAGTGGAGGGAAAATTTATACTTTGGATGGTATTTGTGGGTGCGCTAAATGTTGGTAAAATGCATTTTAGCTTTGATACTAGTATACAAACTAATGCTGCAAATTTTGATTTTACTCATACTTATGAAGATCTTTTTGTAAAAAAAGGTCAAAGACTTGGAAATTTTGAGCTAGGTTCAACTATAGTTTTAATCGCTCAAAAAGGATTTTTAAAATTTAGCAAAAATGCTTATGAGCAAGTTGAATTTTCTAAGAAGATTGCGGACTTTGCTTAG
- a CDS encoding FlhB-like flagellar biosynthesis protein → MAKKTKKAVALGYNKEDQNAPKILANTKGENAAKIISLAKENGIPIKEDKDLVEVLSKLDLGDEIPPNMYKAVAEIFAFLYKVANEDETKQSPQSS, encoded by the coding sequence ATGGCTAAAAAAACAAAAAAAGCCGTTGCGCTAGGCTATAACAAAGAAGATCAAAATGCACCAAAAATTCTAGCTAATACTAAAGGTGAAAACGCTGCTAAAATCATCTCTTTAGCCAAAGAAAATGGCATACCCATAAAAGAGGATAAAGACTTAGTAGAGGTGCTTAGTAAGCTTGATCTAGGCGATGAAATCCCACCTAATATGTATAAAGCAGTGGCTGAAATTTTTGCCTTTTTATATAAAGTTGCTAATGAAGATGAGACTAAGCAAAGTCCGCAATCTTCTTAG